The Agromyces sp. 3263 DNA segment TGAACCACTCCTTCACCGTCGAAACGAGGCTGAGCGGTGCCGGGCGGTCGACATCGCCGACGAGGGGGAGTTCGCGCACGTCGATGATGTCGGTCGCCGAACGGCCGAGTTCGACGCGATAGGTGCCCGGGTCCACCCGCCAGCGCGAGCCGCGCACATCCCAGTGGGCGAAGGCGCGACGTTCGAGTTCGAGCGTCACGGTCACCGCCTCGCCAGGCTCGAGCGAGACCTTCGCGAACGCGCCCAGCTCCCGAACCGGCCTGCGCACGTCCGAGGGAGCGGGCGCGACGTACAGCTGCACGACCTCCGCTCCGGCCACCGCTCCGGTGTTCCGCACCGTCACCCGTGCGACCGCCGTGTCATGGCCGGTCGTCTCGACCTCGAAGGACTCGACTCCGAACGTCGTGTAGCTGAGCCCGTGTCCGAACGGGTAGCGCACCGCCCGCTGGGCACTCGTGTAGTACCGGTACCCGACGAAGACTCCCTCGCCGTGCCGCACGATCTGCTGTTCGCCGGGGAAGTTCAGGTACGACGGGGTGTCGGTGAGTGCGAGTGGGATCGTCTCGGCGAGCCTTCCCGAGGGATTCGTCGAGCCGGTCAGCACGTCGGCGAGGGCGCTGCCGACGGCCTGCCCGAGCGCCCAACCCTCGACGATGGCCTCGACGCGGTCGTGCCACGGCTCGAGCGTGACCACGCCGCCGTTCGAGAGGACCACGACGGTGCGCGCTGCGACCTCGGCGACCGCCTCGATGAGCGCGGTGTGGGCGGCGGGCAGGTCGAGGTGCTCGCGGTCGAACCCCTCCGACTGGTCCTCCTCGTACAACCCGACGAACACGACGGCGACATCGACGGATGCCGCGGCACCCCGCGCCTCGTCCAGCATCGCGTCGGTCGCCGCCTCCGTCGCACCCTTCGCGTACCCGGCCGCGAACGTCACGCGCTCGTCCCCGAGTGCCCGTCGCAGCTCGTCGAGCGGCACGTCGACCCGGGTCGGGTTCACGTGCGAACTGCCCCCGCCCTGGTACTGCGGCTGGACGGCGAGCTCCCCGATGACGGCGATGTGCTGATCCGCCCGAAGCGGCAGCGTCTCGCGCTCGTTGCGGAGCAGCACGACGGATGCCGCGGCCGACCGGCGGGCGAGCGCGTGGTGTGCGTCGGCGTCGAAGCCCGCTGGCCCGGTCGTCGGAGCCGTGCGCTCGGCGAGCCCCCGCAGCCGCTCGACACTCGTCTCCACGACCGAGCGGTCGAGCCGACCATCGCGAACCGCCTGGAGGATCGCCTCGGT contains these protein-coding regions:
- a CDS encoding glycoside hydrolase family 3 C-terminal domain-containing protein, with the protein product MTDIRDRDHEPAGDDDRRTLEAQAALLSGRDFWSTREGGGIRSLVLVDGPHGVRRQAGTADNLGFNQSLPSTCFPPGAGIASSWDPALVREVGEALGREARALDVDVLLGPAINIKRSPLGGRTFEYFSEDPRLTGALAVEYVRGVQSTGVGTSVKHFAVNSQETERMRVSAEVDDRTLREIYLPAFERVVKEAAPTSVMSAYNAINGVFSSENRWLLTGLLRDEWGFDGLVVSDWGAIKDRVDALAAGLDLEMPGTGDEGTEAILQAVRDGRLDRSVVETSVERLRGLAERTAPTTGPAGFDADAHHALARRSAAASVVLLRNERETLPLRADQHIAVIGELAVQPQYQGGGSSHVNPTRVDVPLDELRRALGDERVTFAAGYAKGATEAATDAMLDEARGAAASVDVAVVFVGLYEEDQSEGFDREHLDLPAAHTALIEAVAEVAARTVVVLSNGGVVTLEPWHDRVEAIVEGWALGQAVGSALADVLTGSTNPSGRLAETIPLALTDTPSYLNFPGEQQIVRHGEGVFVGYRYYTSAQRAVRYPFGHGLSYTTFGVESFEVETTGHDTAVARVTVRNTGAVAGAEVVQLYVAPAPSDVRRPVRELGAFAKVSLEPGEAVTVTLELERRAFAHWDVRGSRWRVDPGTYRVELGRSATDIIDVRELPLVGDVDRPAPLSLVSTVKEWFSHPIVGPALMQGMMANGTPEQQAAAEANGNALKMVESMPMGQFARFPGVEIPDDALEQLIALSVASAQAEPAV